One Antiquaquibacter oligotrophicus genomic region harbors:
- a CDS encoding SIS domain-containing protein, with protein MVDGYIAYASARATQADALEAAIPRISGEVLALRESGGLTGPGPIFVGIGASLAAACAPVWELRQRGVHSWRLGAGDHPLPFPASVHPIIGISQSGKSTETLAVLESVDPTLRYAVVNAQPSPVSTISTRTLSLGNIPDSYASTIGYTATITGLGMIADAWDGGEIDSRWVELPDLFRWTEQTVGARAGELAATFAGAATADFVGAGPSVGSAEAGALLFREVARVHAAGMSTRQYLHGSMESAGDGVHVLFGEERELDLARMLAGAGHRVILISTAAVPEETNLQTVQLPLVGPAQHAILEALVMQILVGEVAIQHGIDVEEFVFHHNDTKVEGTA; from the coding sequence ATGGTCGATGGATACATCGCGTACGCCAGCGCGCGCGCGACCCAGGCTGACGCCCTCGAGGCGGCGATCCCCCGCATCTCCGGGGAAGTGCTCGCGCTGCGCGAATCCGGTGGGCTCACGGGCCCCGGTCCGATCTTCGTCGGGATCGGCGCGAGCCTCGCCGCAGCATGCGCACCGGTCTGGGAGTTGCGACAGCGCGGCGTGCACTCGTGGCGTCTCGGAGCGGGAGACCACCCGCTGCCGTTCCCCGCGAGCGTGCATCCCATCATCGGCATCTCGCAGAGCGGCAAGAGCACGGAGACCCTCGCGGTGCTGGAGTCCGTCGACCCGACCCTGCGGTACGCGGTTGTCAATGCCCAACCCTCACCGGTCTCGACGATCTCGACCCGCACCCTGTCCCTTGGGAACATTCCAGACAGCTATGCATCGACGATCGGTTACACGGCGACGATCACCGGCCTCGGCATGATCGCGGATGCTTGGGACGGCGGCGAAATCGACTCCCGCTGGGTGGAGCTGCCCGACCTCTTCCGCTGGACGGAGCAGACCGTCGGCGCACGCGCGGGGGAACTGGCCGCGACGTTCGCCGGGGCAGCCACCGCAGACTTCGTCGGAGCAGGGCCGTCGGTGGGGTCGGCCGAGGCTGGCGCCCTCCTGTTCCGTGAGGTCGCTCGAGTGCACGCCGCGGGCATGAGCACCCGCCAGTACCTGCACGGCTCGATGGAATCGGCAGGCGACGGAGTCCACGTGCTCTTCGGGGAGGAACGGGAGCTCGATCTTGCCCGCATGCTCGCGGGTGCCGGGCACCGCGTCATCTTGATCTCCACTGCTGCCGTGCCGGAGGAGACCAACCTCCAGACCGTGCAGCTACCCCTCGTCGGGCCAGCGCAGCACGCAATCCTCGAGGCGCTCGTCATGCAGATCCTCGTCGGTGAAGTTGCGATCCAGCACGGTATCGACGTTGAGGAGTTCGTGTTTCACCACAACGACACGAAGGTCGAGGGCACGGCGTGA
- a CDS encoding N-acetylglucosamine kinase produces MTQVVVGLDVGGTKTDIVVESVGGDRLVETSVPSDGWDAEPLEDGVRWVIDRLAATVPAELEIVSVGIGAQGLDSSELSQAFSAALPWPALAVNDAALLPPAAGLAVGLGVIAGTGAIGVGQDAAGDYVITGGWGWVIGDEAGAAGIVREATKAALLAHDNLEPDDGLLSHLLEAFGVSDAERLARAVNDEPTMANWGPRAPAVFVAADRGSALAASVIERAANHLAVLVDQLVRRGAVGRDVVVAGSVISNQTRLFDGVVRDVAAQHPEFTVHLLTVPPVTGAVALARRALT; encoded by the coding sequence GTGACACAGGTCGTCGTGGGGCTCGATGTGGGCGGCACGAAGACCGACATCGTCGTGGAGTCCGTCGGGGGCGATCGCCTCGTCGAGACGAGCGTGCCCTCTGACGGCTGGGATGCCGAACCGCTCGAGGACGGAGTGCGCTGGGTCATCGACCGCCTCGCTGCAACCGTGCCCGCGGAGCTCGAGATCGTCTCCGTCGGAATCGGCGCCCAGGGGCTCGACAGTTCGGAGCTCTCGCAGGCCTTCTCCGCGGCGCTGCCGTGGCCGGCACTCGCGGTCAACGACGCAGCGCTGCTGCCGCCGGCGGCGGGTCTCGCGGTCGGCCTCGGCGTCATCGCGGGCACTGGCGCGATCGGCGTCGGCCAGGATGCGGCGGGCGACTACGTCATCACGGGCGGGTGGGGTTGGGTCATCGGCGATGAGGCCGGCGCTGCCGGCATCGTACGCGAGGCGACCAAGGCAGCCCTGCTCGCGCACGACAACCTCGAGCCGGACGACGGCCTGCTCTCCCATCTCCTCGAGGCCTTTGGGGTGAGCGATGCCGAGCGGCTTGCGCGCGCGGTAAACGATGAGCCCACCATGGCCAACTGGGGGCCGAGGGCGCCTGCCGTGTTTGTTGCAGCCGACCGCGGGTCGGCGCTCGCTGCATCCGTGATCGAGCGCGCAGCGAACCACCTCGCGGTGCTCGTCGACCAGCTGGTGCGGCGCGGGGCCGTCGGGCGCGACGTGGTTGTGGCGGGAAGTGTCATCAGCAACCAGACGCGCCTGTTCGACGGTGTCGTCAGAGACGTCGCGGCGCAGCATCCGGAATTCACCGTGCACCTGCTCACCGTGCCGCCCGTGACGGGAGCCGTCGCGCTCGCTCGCCGGGCACTCACCTAA
- a CDS encoding NAD-dependent succinate-semialdehyde dehydrogenase gives MAIATLNPTTGVVERTFEPHTAAQVEEILERAAAANALLRDTTFAERSAWMHRAADLMDADVDVLAALAATEMGKTIGTARYEVTKSANGMRHYADNAERYLAPERPVAPVEVGASAAHVVFQPIGTVLAVMPWNYPFWQVIRFAAPALMAGNTGLLKHASSVPQVALYLGELFERAGFPAGAFQTLLVEGAAASALLDDRRIAAVTLTGSVGAGSAVAEAAGRNIKKSVLELGGTDAFIVMPSADVQRSAEFGANSRTQNSGQSCICAKRFYIHEDIYDEWFEAFLTRMRSTTPGDPFDPATSFGPMATESVRAEAHALVADAVSKGVTVHTGGELPGGPGWFYPATVLTGVTTEMRIYREECFGPVACVYRVGSVEEAIALANDSEFGLAASVWTTDADEIALLQGSLEFGAVFTNGNTASFFGLPFGGIKDSGYGRELGRFGIREFVNAKTVWTA, from the coding sequence ATGGCCATCGCAACTCTCAACCCCACGACCGGCGTCGTCGAGCGCACCTTCGAACCGCACACGGCCGCCCAGGTCGAGGAGATCCTCGAACGGGCCGCCGCCGCGAATGCGCTCCTACGCGACACGACCTTCGCCGAACGATCGGCATGGATGCATCGTGCGGCTGACCTCATGGACGCCGACGTCGATGTACTCGCGGCCCTCGCGGCAACCGAGATGGGCAAAACCATCGGTACCGCGCGGTACGAGGTGACGAAGTCGGCGAACGGAATGCGCCACTACGCCGACAACGCGGAGCGGTACCTCGCCCCCGAGCGACCCGTCGCGCCGGTGGAGGTCGGGGCCTCCGCGGCGCACGTAGTTTTCCAGCCCATCGGCACGGTGTTGGCCGTCATGCCCTGGAACTACCCGTTCTGGCAGGTGATCCGTTTTGCGGCTCCCGCGCTGATGGCTGGCAACACCGGGTTGCTCAAGCACGCGTCATCCGTGCCTCAGGTTGCGCTCTACCTCGGCGAGCTCTTCGAGCGCGCCGGATTCCCCGCCGGAGCGTTCCAGACCCTTCTCGTGGAGGGGGCTGCCGCTTCCGCACTGCTGGATGACCGCCGCATCGCCGCGGTGACCCTCACCGGTTCCGTCGGCGCTGGATCGGCGGTCGCCGAGGCCGCCGGCCGCAACATCAAAAAGAGTGTTCTCGAACTCGGCGGCACCGATGCGTTTATTGTCATGCCGTCGGCCGACGTGCAGCGAAGCGCGGAGTTCGGCGCGAACTCCCGGACCCAGAACAGCGGCCAGAGTTGCATTTGCGCCAAGCGCTTCTACATCCACGAGGACATCTACGACGAGTGGTTCGAGGCGTTCCTCACGCGCATGCGCTCGACGACGCCGGGCGACCCGTTCGACCCTGCCACGTCGTTCGGCCCCATGGCCACGGAGTCAGTGCGTGCCGAGGCGCACGCGCTCGTCGCGGACGCCGTGTCGAAGGGCGTTACCGTCCACACCGGCGGCGAGTTGCCCGGGGGCCCGGGCTGGTTCTACCCGGCGACGGTGCTCACCGGGGTCACGACAGAGATGCGGATCTACCGTGAGGAGTGCTTCGGGCCCGTCGCGTGCGTCTACAGGGTGGGATCGGTCGAGGAGGCGATCGCGCTCGCGAACGACTCCGAGTTCGGACTCGCGGCATCTGTCTGGACCACCGACGCCGACGAGATCGCGCTCCTGCAGGGCTCCCTCGAGTTCGGTGCGGTGTTCACCAACGGCAATACCGCATCGTTCTTCGGCCTGCCCTTCGGAGGAATCAAGGACTCCGGGTACGGGCGCGAACTCGGCAGGTTCGGCATTCGTGAGTTCGTCAACGCGAAGACGGTGTGGACGGCCTAG
- a CDS encoding glycerate kinase gives MKVVIAPDSFKGTLSAGEAAAAIAEGWRSIRAHDDLELLPQADGGEGTLDAIAASVPGSRLRDAGVVHGPDGRAVDGLWLELPGGTAVVELAQCSGISLMRDLDARGATTRGLGEVIARAISQSPTSLLIALGGSASTDGGSGALAALGLVLTDGNGRILRDGGGFLRDVAAIDRSGLVTLPPVTLLTDVRSPLLGPGGAARVFGPQKGASAQDVATLEQALARFADLLGGAPESPGMGAAGGTAYGFAAAYGARIVPGADYISAITGLDRAIVSSDLVITGEGRFDDQSMAGKVTGSIIAAARSAGVPAAVIAGAVEVEGPLWTASLSSFAGSPKEAMSAPARWLAHAGARAAESLAPTVSRRRRP, from the coding sequence ATGAAGGTCGTCATCGCCCCCGACTCGTTCAAGGGCACCCTCAGCGCTGGCGAGGCGGCAGCGGCGATCGCGGAAGGCTGGCGGAGCATCCGTGCCCACGACGATCTCGAGCTGCTGCCCCAGGCCGACGGTGGCGAGGGAACTCTCGACGCGATTGCGGCGTCGGTGCCGGGGTCACGGCTGCGGGATGCCGGAGTGGTGCACGGGCCGGACGGACGCGCCGTCGACGGTCTCTGGCTCGAACTGCCTGGCGGCACGGCGGTCGTCGAGCTCGCCCAGTGCAGTGGGATCTCGCTCATGCGTGACCTCGACGCGCGGGGCGCGACCACTCGTGGCCTCGGCGAGGTGATCGCGCGCGCGATCTCGCAGTCGCCGACCTCGTTGCTCATAGCGCTCGGCGGCTCCGCATCGACCGATGGTGGCTCCGGAGCACTGGCCGCCCTCGGGCTCGTGCTCACCGACGGGAACGGTCGGATACTCCGCGACGGGGGCGGCTTTCTCCGCGACGTTGCCGCGATCGACCGCTCCGGCCTGGTCACTCTGCCTCCGGTGACTCTCCTCACCGATGTGCGCTCGCCCCTGCTCGGTCCGGGCGGCGCCGCGCGCGTGTTCGGCCCGCAGAAGGGGGCATCGGCCCAGGATGTCGCGACTCTCGAACAGGCACTCGCTCGCTTCGCCGACCTCCTCGGCGGCGCACCAGAGTCACCGGGCATGGGGGCTGCAGGCGGGACCGCATACGGATTCGCGGCAGCATACGGTGCCCGGATCGTGCCCGGCGCAGACTACATTTCCGCGATCACCGGCTTGGATCGCGCCATCGTCAGCAGTGACCTGGTGATCACGGGTGAGGGACGCTTCGACGACCAGTCGATGGCTGGCAAGGTGACGGGATCGATCATTGCGGCCGCGCGATCCGCTGGCGTTCCCGCGGCGGTTATCGCTGGCGCGGTGGAGGTGGAGGGCCCGCTGTGGACCGCGTCACTCTCGTCATTCGCGGGATCGCCGAAGGAGGCCATGAGCGCCCCGGCCCGGTGGCTCGCGCATGCGGGAGCGCGTGCCGCAGAATCCCTCGCCCCCACGGTCAGCCGCAGAAGACGGCCATGA
- a CDS encoding sugar phosphate isomerase/epimerase family protein: protein MSDVSGFSLNGFSLNQATIKYATLDQAVAATVDAGIPSIGLWREPVAEFGLAASAALVGSAGLRVSSLCRGGFLTTPDRRAALDDNRRAIDEAATLGAPTLVLVVGGLPEGSRDLIGARERVRDAIGELAADATAAGISLAIEALHPMYVTDRAVISTLGQAIDIAEQFDARAVGVVVDTFHVFWDPGVLESIARAGAQGRIASYQVCDWITPIAADPLLSRGYPGDGLIDFGPITRAVVAAGYRGDIECEIFNQTVWDAPFDEVARQSRARFESVIEPHL, encoded by the coding sequence GTGAGCGACGTCTCGGGTTTTTCGCTCAACGGATTTTCGCTCAACCAGGCAACGATCAAGTACGCCACGCTCGACCAGGCCGTCGCCGCGACTGTCGATGCCGGCATCCCCTCGATCGGCCTGTGGCGCGAGCCGGTCGCCGAGTTCGGGCTCGCCGCGAGCGCCGCGCTCGTTGGCAGCGCTGGCCTTCGCGTGAGCAGCCTGTGCCGCGGCGGCTTCCTCACGACTCCGGACCGCCGCGCGGCCCTCGACGACAACCGCCGCGCGATCGATGAGGCCGCCACGCTCGGCGCACCGACCCTCGTGCTCGTTGTGGGTGGCCTACCGGAAGGTTCTCGCGATCTCATCGGGGCGCGCGAGCGAGTGCGCGACGCCATCGGCGAGCTGGCAGCGGATGCCACGGCTGCGGGAATCTCACTGGCCATCGAGGCCCTCCATCCGATGTACGTCACCGATCGCGCCGTCATTTCGACGCTCGGGCAGGCCATCGATATCGCCGAGCAGTTCGACGCGCGCGCAGTCGGCGTCGTCGTCGATACGTTCCACGTCTTCTGGGATCCAGGCGTACTCGAGAGCATCGCTAGGGCGGGCGCCCAGGGCCGCATCGCGAGCTACCAGGTGTGCGACTGGATCACACCCATCGCGGCCGACCCGCTTCTCAGTCGCGGCTATCCGGGTGACGGGCTCATCGACTTCGGGCCGATCACGCGAGCCGTCGTCGCCGCGGGCTACCGTGGAGACATCGAGTGCGAGATCTTCAACCAGACCGTCTGGGACGCCCCGTTCGACGAGGTGGCCCGTCAGTCGCGAGCCCGCTTCGAGTCGGTCATCGAGCCGCACCTCTGA
- a CDS encoding DUF993 family protein, whose amino-acid sequence MTLRLLEGTVELNPAPLFSRTPALRSRVAYAAAHVVPRQTADNTPSRAADIDWDSTLAFRHHVWSWGLGVADAMDTAQRNMGLDWAACTELIRRSAAEAHSVGGALVVGVNTDHIDEQSISLDDVIAGYLTQLEVAEDAGAGVVLMASRHLARAAESGADYERVYSEVLARAGAPVVLHWLGEAFDAQLAGYFGESPSDTVIRIIESSIDRVAGIKMSLLDADAEVALRVRLPEKVRMFTGDDFSFVELIESGSDALLGAFAAVAPNAAAAIRALDVGDAESFRAILEPTQTLSRQVFAAPTQYYKTGVAFLSWLNGHQPSFQMVGGLHSARSIPHLNEIVRLANEARALERPELAAARWNAYLAVNGL is encoded by the coding sequence GTGACGCTGCGCCTGCTCGAGGGCACCGTTGAGCTGAACCCGGCGCCGCTGTTCTCCCGCACTCCAGCCCTGCGCAGTCGAGTCGCGTACGCGGCGGCTCATGTCGTGCCCCGGCAGACCGCAGACAACACTCCGTCGCGCGCCGCCGACATCGACTGGGATTCGACCCTCGCCTTCCGCCATCATGTGTGGTCGTGGGGGCTCGGGGTTGCCGACGCGATGGACACCGCCCAGCGCAACATGGGTCTGGACTGGGCCGCATGCACCGAGCTCATCCGGCGCAGTGCTGCAGAGGCCCACTCCGTTGGCGGGGCCCTCGTCGTCGGGGTCAACACAGACCACATCGACGAGCAGTCGATCTCGCTCGATGACGTCATCGCCGGCTACCTCACCCAACTCGAGGTCGCCGAGGACGCCGGGGCCGGCGTCGTGCTCATGGCGTCCCGGCACCTCGCGAGAGCAGCCGAGTCCGGCGCCGATTACGAGCGCGTCTACAGCGAAGTGCTCGCTCGCGCCGGGGCCCCTGTTGTACTCCACTGGCTGGGCGAGGCGTTCGACGCGCAGCTCGCGGGCTACTTCGGCGAGTCCCCGAGCGACACGGTCATCCGCATCATCGAGAGCAGCATCGACAGGGTCGCCGGAATCAAGATGTCACTGCTCGACGCTGATGCCGAGGTCGCTCTCCGCGTGCGGCTGCCCGAAAAGGTGCGCATGTTCACGGGCGATGACTTCTCGTTCGTCGAGCTCATCGAGAGCGGGTCGGATGCCCTCCTCGGCGCCTTCGCGGCCGTTGCCCCCAACGCGGCCGCAGCGATCCGGGCGCTCGACGTCGGGGACGCGGAGAGTTTCCGCGCAATACTCGAGCCAACGCAGACTCTCTCCCGCCAGGTCTTCGCGGCCCCCACTCAGTACTACAAGACCGGGGTGGCGTTCCTGTCGTGGCTGAACGGCCACCAGCCGTCGTTCCAGATGGTGGGCGGATTGCACTCTGCACGCAGCATCCCGCACCTCAACGAGATCGTGCGGCTGGCCAACGAGGCGCGAGCTCTCGAACGACCCGAACTCGCCGCCGCGCGGTGGAACGCCTACCTGGCGGTGAACGGACTGTGA
- a CDS encoding Gfo/Idh/MocA family protein, which yields MTQQSIGIIMNGVSGRMGYRQHLLRSILAIREQGGVLLSDGSRVQVEPMLVGRSIPKLAALAEKHGIDHYTDNLDEALANPDFPIYADFLVTTARVEAIRRAIAAGKHIYTEKPTAESFDDALELARLAEAAGVRHGVVHDKLYLPGFQKLRRLIDSGFFGEILSVRGEFGYWVFEGDWQPAQRPSWNYRSDDGGGIVSDMFAHWNYVIENLFGRIESVYARAVTHIPKRVDENEREYAATADDAAYAIFELENGVIVQLNSSWAVRVNRKELVEFQVDGTLGSAVVGLFGCRIQPRNATPKPVWNPDLPETHNYFADWIEVPDNDVFENGFKVQWEQFLRSVVEGTPYDFDLLAGARGVRLSVEGLRSSAEGRRIDLPAVTL from the coding sequence ATGACCCAGCAGAGCATCGGCATCATCATGAACGGCGTCTCCGGGCGCATGGGCTATCGCCAGCATCTCCTTCGCTCCATCCTCGCGATCCGGGAGCAGGGCGGTGTGCTGCTCTCCGACGGCAGTCGGGTGCAGGTGGAACCGATGCTCGTGGGCCGCAGCATCCCCAAGCTCGCTGCACTCGCCGAAAAACACGGAATCGACCACTACACGGACAATCTCGACGAGGCTCTCGCCAACCCCGACTTTCCGATCTATGCCGACTTCCTTGTGACCACAGCACGTGTCGAGGCGATCCGCAGGGCAATCGCCGCTGGCAAGCACATCTACACGGAGAAGCCCACCGCGGAGTCCTTCGACGATGCGCTCGAGCTCGCCCGACTCGCGGAGGCGGCGGGCGTGAGGCACGGCGTGGTACACGACAAGCTCTACCTCCCGGGTTTCCAGAAACTCCGACGCCTGATCGACTCCGGGTTCTTCGGCGAGATCCTCTCCGTGCGCGGGGAGTTCGGCTATTGGGTCTTCGAGGGCGACTGGCAACCCGCGCAGCGCCCCAGCTGGAACTACCGCAGCGACGACGGCGGGGGCATCGTGAGCGACATGTTCGCGCACTGGAACTACGTGATCGAGAACCTCTTCGGTCGCATCGAGAGCGTCTACGCGCGAGCCGTCACGCATATCCCGAAACGCGTCGATGAGAACGAGCGCGAGTATGCCGCGACGGCGGATGACGCGGCCTACGCCATCTTCGAGCTCGAGAACGGCGTCATCGTGCAACTCAACTCGAGCTGGGCGGTGCGAGTGAACCGCAAGGAGCTCGTCGAGTTCCAGGTGGACGGCACACTCGGCTCGGCCGTCGTGGGACTCTTCGGATGCCGCATCCAACCCCGCAACGCCACACCGAAGCCCGTCTGGAACCCCGACCTGCCAGAGACCCACAACTACTTCGCGGACTGGATTGAGGTTCCGGACAACGACGTCTTCGAGAACGGCTTCAAAGTGCAGTGGGAGCAGTTCCTGCGCAGCGTGGTCGAGGGCACGCCCTACGACTTCGACCTGCTCGCCGGGGCGCGGGGCGTCCGTCTCAGCGTCGAGGGTCTGCGCAGCAGCGCGGAGGGCCGCCGAATCGACCTTCCGGCGGTCACCCTGTGA
- a CDS encoding LacI family DNA-binding transcriptional regulator, giving the protein MNPTLYDVAREAGVSLATASRAINGSSRVVKDEYRERVLVAARKLGYTANVSAQAVARGSSSSVALIVSDIADPYFSAIAAGVLRAADAVGLVVTIAVTNRDAGRELELVKLLGRQRPRVMVLAGSRFTDEDDPRLLIAELDDYQSGGGRVAFISQTGLPFATVEIDNTSGARALGAAAVSLGYRRFVVLAGPEHLATARDRSAGFASALPVPPVAIAHGDFTRDGGYSAMSSLLDDGLDGADFVFAVNDVMAVGALAALRDRGVPVPEQIAVAGFDDVPIASDVTPPLTTVRVALEEVGEASVAIALGADVPAPITPEVILRSSTPAR; this is encoded by the coding sequence GTGAACCCGACTTTGTACGATGTCGCTCGCGAGGCAGGGGTCTCGCTCGCCACTGCGTCGCGGGCGATCAACGGCAGTAGCCGAGTGGTCAAGGACGAGTACCGCGAACGGGTACTCGTCGCCGCTCGCAAACTCGGATACACGGCGAACGTCTCGGCCCAGGCGGTAGCGCGAGGCTCTTCGTCGTCCGTGGCGCTCATCGTCAGCGATATCGCCGACCCATATTTTTCGGCCATCGCCGCTGGTGTCTTGCGCGCGGCAGACGCGGTCGGCCTCGTGGTGACCATTGCGGTCACTAATCGCGATGCTGGCCGGGAACTCGAGCTCGTGAAACTTCTCGGGCGCCAGCGCCCCCGCGTCATGGTGTTGGCGGGAAGTCGTTTCACCGATGAGGACGACCCTCGGCTCCTCATCGCGGAACTGGACGATTACCAGTCCGGGGGAGGACGGGTCGCCTTCATCAGCCAGACCGGACTTCCGTTCGCGACCGTCGAGATCGACAACACGAGCGGCGCTCGCGCCCTGGGGGCCGCGGCGGTGAGCCTGGGGTATCGCCGATTTGTTGTCCTCGCTGGACCGGAACATCTCGCGACGGCTCGTGACCGGAGCGCGGGGTTTGCTTCGGCTCTGCCCGTCCCACCCGTGGCAATCGCACACGGTGACTTCACCCGTGACGGCGGCTACAGCGCGATGTCCTCGCTTCTCGACGACGGCCTGGACGGCGCGGACTTCGTTTTCGCCGTCAACGACGTCATGGCGGTGGGCGCGCTCGCCGCCTTGCGCGACCGCGGGGTACCGGTACCCGAACAGATCGCGGTGGCGGGCTTCGATGATGTTCCCATCGCGTCCGATGTCACGCCGCCGCTGACAACGGTTCGAGTGGCGCTCGAGGAGGTCGGTGAGGCCTCCGTCGCCATCGCGCTCGGTGCCGACGTCCCCGCGCCGATCACGCCCGAGGTGATCCTCCGGAGCAGCACACCCGCACGCTGA
- a CDS encoding GNAT family N-acetyltransferase, with amino-acid sequence MSDNSRDFHSKDFEFPDAAGYPDGKGTLDEGTAHSADANELDEPSTDRDADIVVSRDDSGSLYRATLGDDEVAVMHVSGSPDSELVIESTVVDAAVRDRGIGTAFIAHVLDQVREAGGRIVPECSMVRSFLDENPEYADLRA; translated from the coding sequence ATGAGCGACAACAGCCGGGACTTCCACAGCAAGGACTTCGAGTTCCCCGACGCCGCGGGTTACCCCGACGGTAAGGGCACCCTCGACGAGGGAACGGCACACAGTGCCGACGCGAACGAGCTCGACGAACCGAGCACGGACCGCGACGCGGACATCGTGGTCAGCCGAGACGACTCGGGTTCGCTCTATCGCGCGACCCTCGGGGACGACGAGGTGGCGGTCATGCACGTCTCCGGGAGTCCCGACAGCGAGCTTGTCATCGAGTCCACTGTGGTGGATGCCGCGGTACGGGATCGTGGCATTGGCACCGCGTTCATCGCTCATGTGCTCGACCAGGTTCGCGAGGCCGGTGGGCGCATTGTGCCCGAATGCTCCATGGTGCGCAGTTTCCTCGACGAGAACCCGGAGTACGCGGACCTGCGGGCGTAG
- a CDS encoding SRPBCC family protein has translation MAQVVETIDVDVPVTIAYNQWTQFESFPEFLSVVDTIVQVDDVTNHWTVTVGGATREFDTVITEQLPDDRIAWTSTGGEVDHAGVVTFHKLSDTSSRVAVQIDWDPEGFVETAGAALHIPNHAVKKELENFKKYIEAKGIADGAWRGSVDN, from the coding sequence ATGGCCCAGGTAGTCGAAACCATCGACGTGGATGTGCCCGTCACCATCGCGTACAACCAGTGGACCCAGTTCGAGAGCTTCCCCGAGTTCTTGAGTGTCGTCGACACGATCGTCCAGGTCGACGACGTGACGAATCACTGGACAGTTACGGTCGGCGGCGCGACGCGCGAGTTCGACACCGTCATTACGGAGCAGCTCCCCGACGACCGCATCGCCTGGACGAGTACCGGCGGCGAGGTCGATCACGCGGGAGTCGTCACGTTCCACAAGCTCAGCGACACTTCGTCGCGGGTAGCGGTGCAGATTGACTGGGACCCCGAGGGTTTTGTGGAGACCGCGGGTGCAGCCCTTCACATCCCGAACCACGCTGTGAAGAAGGAACTCGAGAACTTCAAGAAGTACATCGAGGCCAAGGGCATCGCCGACGGAGCATGGCGAGGAAGCGTCGACAACTGA
- a CDS encoding DUF6766 family protein — MRVIRNHGLSIALAVLFLGSLVGQSIAGLAAFNEGQLAHGGDPVSYLAFITSSDFVVDVAENWQSEFLQFFVFILATIWLIQTGSAESKRPGDEGIGSDKDQLVRRHARADSPRWAKAGGWRTVLYSNSLLIVMGLIFLLSWWTQSVAGTVVFNEEQLDHGLPTVSWGEYIASADFWNRTLQNWQSEFLAVGCMVAFSIYLRQRGSSESKPVGTPHHTAAVEGE; from the coding sequence ATGCGTGTCATCCGTAATCACGGGCTGAGTATCGCCCTCGCGGTGCTCTTCCTCGGGTCACTCGTCGGGCAGTCGATCGCGGGCCTCGCAGCGTTCAACGAAGGCCAGCTCGCGCACGGCGGCGACCCCGTCTCCTACCTCGCGTTCATCACGTCATCGGACTTCGTGGTTGATGTCGCAGAGAACTGGCAATCCGAATTTCTCCAGTTCTTCGTCTTCATCCTCGCCACGATCTGGCTCATTCAGACAGGCTCGGCGGAGTCCAAGCGGCCGGGCGACGAGGGCATCGGCAGCGACAAAGATCAGTTGGTCAGACGCCACGCGCGCGCCGACTCCCCGCGCTGGGCAAAGGCGGGTGGTTGGCGCACCGTGCTCTACTCCAACTCGCTCCTCATCGTGATGGGCCTCATCTTTCTGCTCTCCTGGTGGACGCAGTCTGTGGCCGGCACCGTCGTGTTCAACGAGGAGCAACTCGATCACGGGCTGCCCACGGTGAGCTGGGGCGAGTACATCGCCTCGGCGGACTTCTGGAACCGCACATTGCAGAACTGGCAGTCCGAGTTTCTCGCCGTCGGATGCATGGTGGCGTTCTCGATCTACCTGCGGCAGCGGGGCTCCTCGGAATCCAAACCCGTCGGTACCCCGCACCACACCGCGGCCGTCGAGGGCGAGTGA